In the Malassezia vespertilionis chromosome 1, complete sequence genome, one interval contains:
- the HIS5 gene encoding histidinol-phosphate transaminase (EggNog:ENOG503NV21; BUSCO:EOG09262K9A; COG:E), which yields MTIQGFNVAAWDLAKAHKPEHFVLDRVVRPNILSLKPYRCARDDYQEGVLLDANENALGPSLGEQRINSFLDLHRYPDPGLFGTRAAVTALRHLPDPAYTFLGVGSDEVIDLLQRCFARPGKEKILICPPTYGMYSVCAAVNDLDIVQIPLLTQEGKFALDTPAVLAALEADPSIRLVFICSPGNPTGTLISLEDVRAVLDCAAFEGLVVVDEAYIDFALAEQTQGKKHGNEPISAIELVPEYENLVVSQTLSKSFGLAGIRMGLAFSQPRVIQVMNNTKAPYSISTPTAFYASQALSESGLSMMRTNVDTLVANRNALLQALATIPALGAVLGANDANFVLVPVLDAPHGKPDSQRAAQVYKNMAEHSGVVVRDRSKELGCAGCLRISVGTAEENEQCIALLRAQLA from the coding sequence ATGACCATCCAAGGTTTCAACGTCGCTGCGTGGGACCTAGCTAAGGCGCACAAGCCAGAGCACTTTGTCCTGGACAGGGTTGTGCGCCCAAATATCCTCTCGCTTAAACCGTAccggtgcgcgcgcgatgaCTACCAAGAAGGCGTCCTGTTGGACGCCAATGAAAATGCGCTCGGCCCGTCccttggcgagcagcgcataAATTCATTTCTGGACCTGCACCGGTACCCAGATCCCGGCTTGTTTggcacacgcgcagctgTTACTGCGCTGCGTCACCTGCCCGACCCTGCGTACACGTTCCTGGGCGTCGGCTCCGACGAGGTGATCGacctgctgcagcgctgctttgcgcgtcCAGGAAAAGAAAAGATCCTCATATGCCCGCCGACGTATGGAATGTAcagcgtgtgcgctgctgtcAACGACCTCGACATTGTCCAGATCCCTTTACTCACCCAAGAGGGCAAATTTGCGCTGGATACGCCAgcggtgctcgccgcgctggaagccGACCCCTCGATCCGTCTCGTGTTTATCTGCTCGCCCGGAAATCCTACAGGAACGCTCATCTCACTTGAGGATGTGCGTGCAGTGCTggattgcgccgcatttgaGGGCCTTGTCGTTGTCGACGAGGCGTACATCGACTTTGCTCTCGCCGAGCAAACCCAAGGCAAGAAGCACGGCAACGAGCCCATCTCGGCTATCGAGCTTGTGCCAGAGTACGAGAATTTAGTAGTGTCGCAAACGCTGAGCAAGTCGTTTGGGCTTGCAGGGATCCGCATGGGCCTCGCATTTTCCCAGCCCCGCGTAATCCAAGTGATGAACAATACCAAGGCGCCATACTCCATCTCGACACCGACCGCCTTCTATGCATCCCAAGCACTGTCCGAATCTGGGCTCAGCATGATGCGCACCAATGTCGACACGCTCGTGGCAAACCGCAACGCACTCTTGCAGGCCCTGGCGACAATcccagcgcttggcgccgtgctcggcgccaaCGACGCCAACTTTGTGCTTGTCCCggtgctcgacgcgccgcacggaaAGCCAGATAGCCAACGCGCAGCACAGGTGTACAAGAACATGGCCGAACACAGCGGcgtcgtcgtgcgcgaTCGGAGCAAGGAGCTCGGCTGCGCTGGATGCCTGCGCATCTCTGTCGGCACGGCGGAGGAAAATGAGCAGTGCATtgcattgctgcgcgcacagcttgcATAG
- the NPT1 gene encoding nicotinate phosphoribosyltransferase (EggNog:ENOG503NUQW; BUSCO:EOG09262KJA; COG:H) translates to MAAHTQAPHTAYVQLPSLLDTDLYKFTMQQAVLHHFPDAFVTYRFTNRSPRMLFTRACVDAIRTGIEHLGTLRVRPDELAWLESTCTYFQPAYLAFLSSFQLDPASQVTVEFVLAQDTDSPTSLSAAKHPSGDELGYLSLEIKGTWKDIILYEVPVMAIISESYFAYVCTDWTLQGQCEMAMEKARTLLRNGVAFSEFGTRRRRSLQTHVDVLEGLVHAAAQVQRQPGTGRLLGTSNMYLAKRFELVPVGTIAHEWTMAIAALNGYEHSNLRALQLWDALYQPPAFTPENLSQDLSIALTDTFSTRVFWDDLLSDPAGVEMLRRWRGVRQDSGDSEAFVRHAVDVYRKAGVDPSTKLVVFSDGLDVARCLFLQRYAAEMGIMAGFGIGTNMTNDFTCASRPEEKSSALNIVIKLDSIQGRHAVKISDELTKNTGDPTQVAYVKRRFGLDAVEDA, encoded by the exons ATGGCAGCAcacacgcaagcgccgcatacGGCGTACGTGCAGCTCCCGTCGCTGCTTGATACGGATTTGTACAAGTTCACAATGCAGCAGGCGGTCCTCCATCATTTTCCGGACGCTTTTGTGACGT ACCGCTTTACGAACCGGTCGCCCCGGATGCTGttcacgcgcgcgtgtgtgGATGCGATCCGAACGGGCATAGAGC ATCTCGGTACACTGCGTGTGCGTCCAGATGAGCTGGCGTGGCTAGAGAGTACGTGCACGTATTTTCAGCCCGCGTACCTCGCTTTCTTGTCGAGCTTCCAACTGGACCCAGCATCGCAGGTGACGGTGGAATTTGTCTTGGCACAGGATACAGACTCACCCACATCgctcagcgccgccaaacaCCCCTCGGGAGACGAGTTGGGGTACCTTTCCCTCGAGATCAAAGGGACGTGGAAAGACATTATTCTCTACGAAGTTCCTGTGATGGCCATCATTAGTGAAAGTTATTTTGCGTATGTATGCACCGACTGGACATTGCAGGGTCAGTGCGAGATGGCAAtggaaaaggcgcgcacgctcttGCGCAACGGAGTCGCTTTCTCCGAGTTTggcacgcggcggcggcgctcgctgcagACGCATGTGGACGTCCTAGAGGGCCTGGTGCATGCGGCCGCACAAGTGCAGAGGCAGCCCGGCACGGGACGCCTGCTCGGCACAAGCAACATGTATCTCGCGAAACGATTTGAGCTCGTGCCTGTTGGAACCATTGCACACGAATGGACAATGGCGATTGCGGCGCTGAATGGATACGAGCATAGtaatttgcgcgcgctgcagctgtgGGATGCATTGTACCAGCCCCCGGCATTTACGCCAGAAAATCTGTCGCAGGACCTCAGCATCGCGCTCACCGATACGTTTAGTACGCGCGTGTTTTGGGACGATCTCTTGTCGGACCCAGCTGGGGTcgagatgctgcgccgctggcgaGGTGTGCGCCAGGACAGTGGTGATAGCGAGGCGTTCGTGCGACATGCGGTCGATGTGTACCGCAAAGCCGGTGTGGATCCATCGACCAAACTCGTTGTGTTCTCCGACGGACTCGATGTCGCACGCTGTCTTttcctgcagcgctacgCTGCCGAGATGGGCATCATGGCTGGGTTTGGCATTGGGACGAATATGACCAACGACTTTACGTGTGCATCGCGCCCCGAAGAGAAGAGCAGTGCCTTGAATATCGTCATCAAGCTCGACTCGATCCAGGGGCGTCACGCTGTCAAAATCAGCGACGAGCTGACAAAGAATACGGGCGATCCTACACAAGTGGCCTACgtcaagcgccgctttggcCTAGATGCCGTGGAGGATGCGTGA
- the VPS68 gene encoding Vacuolar protein sorting-associated protein 68 (EggNog:ENOG503P1SK; BUSCO:EOG092654VM; COG:S; TransMembrane:3 (o26-47i121-144o156-176i)) — protein sequence MNDPRRVCRVQLPTLPPALRANKRALGVYIAGAVFATGWWLFFDACVRSHTLHKQPTSPDKPYDPPGVAIKFDDWIPGISTTIGLVIVNLVNKQHLLDENGGLGANVPWNDDPIMWRTRMWLFIGFAFLAGGMAGSVALMIIKYMLNVQAEGYLEFGLASILQNVLLMLCVVLLWFSQRVESEYEYNLTL from the coding sequence atgaACGATCCGCGGCGTGTGTGCCGAGTCCAGTTGCCGACGCTCCCTcccgcgctgcgcgcaaacaaacgtgcgcttggcgtgtACATTGCGGGCGCTGTATTTGCTACTGGCTGGTGGCTTTTCTTCgatgcgtgcgtgcgctcgcacacgctgcacaagcagcCCACCAGCCCCGACAAGCCGTACGATCCACCGGGCGTAGCGATCAAGTTTGACGACTGGATTCCGGGAATAAGCACCACGATCGGACTGGTGATTGTAAATTTGGTGAATAAGCAGCATCTCCTGGACGAGAACGGCGGACTGGGCGCCAACGTGCCCTGGAACGACGATCCGATCAtgtggcgcacgcgcatgtGGCTCTTTATCGGCTTTGCCTTTTTGGCTGGCGGTATGGCCGGCAGCGTTGCGCTGATGATTATCAAGTATATGCTCAATGTCCAGGCCGAGGGGTACTTGGAATTTGGGCTCGCGAGCATTTTGCAAAATGTGCTGCTTATGCTCTGTGTCGTGCTGCTCTGGTTCAGCCAGCGCGTTGAAAGCGAATATGAATACAATTTAACCTTGTAA
- the CEF1 gene encoding Pre-mRNA-splicing factor cef1 (BUSCO:EOG09261CXQ; COG:A; COG:D; EggNog:ENOG503NU2G): MVRVIVKGGVWKNTEDEILKAAVSKYGKNQWARISSLLVRKTPKQCKARWYEWLDPSIKKIEWSKEEDEKLLHLAKLMPTQWRTIAPIVGRTATQCLERYQQLLDDAEALDNDGLNMVGPGAEAAPSADDVRRLRPGEIDPDPETKPAQPDPVDMDEEEKEMLSEARARLANTEGKKAKRKARERALEEARRLAMLQKRRELRVAGIFSRGKDKKQGMDYNVEIPFEKKPALGFYNTAEEAARTYEAPLGRTIRAMETGGRPDPETDKRKRDERRAANESKPQRHEDALRKMREADQVSKRRKMMLPEAQVSEQELEQIVKLGHAGQEARALVEADEGAATEGLLNEYPTLDRPREMRPPTANTDAILREATALRKRTETQTPLLGDQVGPSVVESHVLHTPRTDAMPTPTPLRDSLGINTEVPATPRSEKELLRAAKSELLSGLQSLPVPKNDFEVVVDGAPHVETLPSPSPSPLVEDAAVRDERLAQAAQEEAERAFKRRTQVVQQGLPRPVQVDPHLADAFAAFCSHDPAQKLVDEEIVALIQDDARTFPLPGARHGVAKSALPVLPDSLLDEARTQTHAELAASLGFPGARPNALRPLLSAQLETEDAALAKALKDARAATAWSVEHQAWVPKDTMDERAIVHGKAALLAHERAVMESEASAAAKGEKTLEKLLGGYQARSKTLAGKITQAAAELAEARIRHTAFARLALGEEAAATDRLDRIKEAVTQLQIGEGVAQREFKALDEERRAAQEAYETLQTEVEMRRAEQALMA; the protein is encoded by the coding sequence ATGGTGCGTGTAATTGTGAAAGGCGGAGTATGGAAGAATACGGAAGATGAGATTCTCAAGGCCGCCGTGAGCAAGTACGGCAAGAATCAGTGGGCACGTATCTCGTCGCTACTGGTGCGCAAGACGCCGAAGCaatgcaaggcgcgctggtACGAGTGGCTCGACCCCTCGATTAAAAAAATCGAATGGTCCAAAGAGGAGGACGAGAAACTGCTGCACTTGGCAAAGCTGATGCCAACACAGTGGCGCACAATTGCTCCGATAGTCGGGAGAACGGCGACACAGTGCTTGGAGCGTTATCAGCAGCTGttggacgatgcagaggCGCTCGACAACGACGGTCTGAACATGGTCGGTCCCGGCGCCGaggccgcgccgagcgcagaCGACGTGCGCCGTTTGCGGCCTGGTGAGATTGATCCGGACCCCGAGACGAAGCCCGCACAGCCAGACCCTGTCGACATGGACGAAGAGGAGAAGGAAATGCTGTccgaggcgcgtgcgcgcctcgcaAATACCGAAGGCAAAaaggcgaagcgcaaggcgcgtgaGCGTGCACTggaagaggcgcggcgcctggCAATGCTGCAGAAACGGCGCGAGCTTCGCGTCGCGGGCATTTTCTCGCGTGGCAAAGACAAGAAGCAAGGGATGGATTACAATGTAGAGATTCCGTTTGAAAAGAAGCCCGCTCTGGGCTTTTACAATACCGCGGAAGAGGCTGCGCGCACATacgaagcgccgcttggacGCACCATCCGCGCGATGGAGACGGGTGGCCGTCCTGATCCCGAGACGGACAAGCGAAAAcgcgacgagcggcgcgcggctaACGAGTCAAAACCACAGCGACAcgaagacgcgctgcgAAAAATGCGCGAGGCCGACCAGGTCtcgaagcgccgcaagatgATGCTCCCGGAGGCACAGGTGAGCGAGCAAGAGCTCGAGCAGATTGTCAAATTGGGGCACGCGGGgcaggaagcgcgcgcacttgtCGAGGCCGACGAAGGTGCAGCAACAGAGGGTCTCTTGAACGAATATCCCACGCTCGATCGGCCCAGAGAAATGCGGCCACCGACGGCAAACACTGACGCGATTCTGCGCGAGGCaacggcgctgcgcaagcgaacCGAGACGCAAACGCCGCTTTTGGGCGACCAAGTGGGGCCCAGCGTCGTCGAGAGCCACGTCTTGCATACCCCTCGTACAGATGcgatgccgacgccgacgccgctgcgcgactcgctcgGGATCAACACCGAGGTTCCCGCCACGCCGCGGTCCGAAAAAGAGCtattgcgcgcggcaaagagcgAGCTGCTTTCGGGCCTGCAATCGCTGCCAGTGCCCAAAAATGATTTTGAGGTGGTCGTcgacggtgcgccgcacgttGAGACGTtgccgtcgccgtcgccgtcgcctCTTGTGGAAGatgcagcggtgcgcgacgagcgcctTGCACAAGCTGCACAAGAAGAAGCGGAACGTGCATTtaagcgccgcacacaaGTCGTCCAGCAAGGACTTCCGCGCCCTGTCCAAGTCGATCCGCACCTTGCCGACGCATTTGCAGCATTCTGTTCGCACGATCCGGCACAAAAGCTCGTCGATGAGGAAATCGTCGCGCTCATCCAGGACGATGCACGTACATTTCCCCTccctggcgcgcgccacggtgtagcaaagagcgcgctTCCCGTGCTTCCAGATAGCCTTcttgacgaggcgcgcacacAGACGCATGCTGAGCTTGCCGCCTCGCTTGGCTTTCCCGGCGCCCGCCCCAATGCGCTTCGGCCGCTGCTCAGCGCACAGCTAGAGACGGaggatgcagcgcttgccaagGCATTAAAggatgcacgcgctgctACTGCATGGAGCGTCGAGCACCAAGCTTGGGTACCAAAAGACACGATGGACGAGCGTGCGATTGTGCATGGCAAagctgcgctccttgcACATGAGCGTGCCGTGATGGAATCCGaggcgagcgccgcggccaaagGCGAAAAGACGCTTGAAAAACTGCTGGGTGGGTACCAAGCGCGCTCTAAGACGCTCGCTGGCAAGATTACCCAAGCTGCGGCGGAAttggccgaggcgcgcataCGGCATACTGCGTTTGCACGTCTTGCCCTGGGCGAGGAAGCCGCTGCGACAGACAGGCTCGACCGGATCAAGGAGGCCGTCACGCAGCTCCAGATTGGCGAAGGcgtcgcacagcgcgaaTTCAAAGCGCTGGATGAAGagcggcgagcggcacagGAAGCGTACGAGACGCTGCAAACCGAGGTCgagatgcgccgcgcggagCAGGCGCTCATGGCATGA
- a CDS encoding uncharacterized protein (COG:T; EggNog:ENOG503NYR2): MSAQTATHQGRNFDASSRMRRPRRAASHDCLQRSPAELSVSPTTAIGALAPQHRVHPSDNPGPSDVPYVFPHSPSGMAFYRTPGRAESPRLLRKPSRILRMSRPFSRYGERKNSASGDSRAGTPTSLASMNTSPPISSSRSTPRLIQEINAAPGAPPTIARMRSRAALVHARDSPEPSAARSAEATYIDEMGGILALGASPMGVDTGLASSQPSLQDTAWMEDCAALEAAPRSAPSGLGLFLDADTFEWAQPHMPAAEHAEQGRSTPPLRQPKQRGQHSLWWAGKWREKPLPLTGTSPDVDHAVTKRPSVSKLRLFAGGAEDEERAPRPLFRRLRSDAWLNTHTDVSPTPRDLPPSAPFAESSVSPGTLSAEWLSQGSERALTSTTSILDESGDVQKRQQQRHHVLRELVETERKYAADLTVVKELYLAQARLHAGIHTPLSQSVSAYFGSPLSGQHTGSPPAARPPSNYSTRSSTREATAQAALRHPMSPPRQEKRASRQSLHNEEELLGSGWRAESRLCSPMHGRKSPQPAPPLSVADIHVIFAGLEQCTALATGMSTQLDAALHADGARGVADVFQQHMEQIEQVYAFYCARHAPAMLRLKQVTARNPAAAAFLRECDETSRQHSTAWDLPSLLIKPVQRVLKYPLFLQLTLDSTEAHSVEYAVLARALGDIQRVADRINEDKKRTEFVAQHGFHTPAGSRPSAFRRTPAALRMSKNNVRPSEELAPLTDDEPLFQALTMRLAAAERAMHLFADQCADWAACTRRMYEEELQMIDEWLRVYYAGRVFDALAAVDRLSRYRNVLKNEFLGTICRTAEQQIAHTVQHTVKQVQALLESPRIVLANRASKEVDYRRYLQERTRRPNAKPSSGATTFLLLHTQLVKELPFLLRGLELIMERCVTFLLHIQTTLHASAMYELRSFAATYFPALMTPTSAALTPTSAGDALPWQGKKEPNLVADEPSVPIIVSPPRVPPRAASRPRHEHYASIQTAKPHSPERSHRDSMYDSSTGHQQSWMDARMSLSGLSIASADDGDVSRTTTLDMHRYPLPGAFQ; encoded by the coding sequence atgTCAGCGCAGACAGCGACACACCAAGGCCGGAATTTTGATGCATCTAGCAGGATGCGGCGCCCTCGACGTGCCGCATCGCATGActgcctgcagcgcagtcCGGCAGAGCTGAGCGTCTCGCCGACGACGGCGATTggcgccttggcgccgcagcaccgtGTGCACCCCAGCGACAACCCTGGGCCCAGTGATGTGCCGTACGTATTTCCGCATTCACCAAGCGGCATGGCTTTTTATCGCACACCGGGCCGCGCCGAATCGCCGCGGCTATTGCGGAAGCCAtcgcgcattttgcgcATGTCGCGTCCCTTCTCGCGCtacggcgagcgcaagaacTCTGCGAGCGGCGATAGTCGCGCAGGGACGCCGACCAGTCTTGCGTCTATGAATACATCGCCTCCTATAAGCTCGTCGCGTTCTACGCCTCGCCTGATCCAGGAAATAAACGCCGCTCCTGGCGCTCCTCCGACCATCGCACGGATGCGGTCCCGAGCCGCACTCGTACATGCGCGCGATTCGCCCGAGCCCAGtgctgcacgcagcgctgaaGCGACCTACATTGACGAGATGGGCGGGATActggcgctgggcgcgaGTCCTATGGGCGTCGATACGGGCCTAGCGTCTTCCCAGCCAAGTTTACAGGACACGGCGTGGATGGAAgattgcgctgcgctcgaggctgcgccgcggtcTGCGCCAAGCGGGCTCGGTCTCTTTTTGGATGCCGACACGTTTGAGTGGGCACAGCCGCACATGCCTGCGGcagagcacgccgagcaagggcgctcgacgccgccgctgcgccagccCAAGCAGCGGGGGCAGCACTCGCTGTGGTGGGCCGGGAAGTGGCGCGAGAAGCCACTGCCGCTCACCGGAACCTCGCCCGATGTCGACCATGCTGTGACCAAACGCCCCAGTGTcagcaagctgcgcctctttgccggcggcgccgaggacgaagagcgcgcgcctcggccacTCTTCCGACGtctgcgcagcgatgcatggCTCAATACCCACACAGACGTATCtcccacgccgcgcgacttgcCGCCAAGTGCGCCTTTTGCCGAGTCAAGTGTCTCGCCCGGCACGCTGAGCGCAGAGTGGCTCAGCCAAGGGAgcgagcgtgcgctcaCGAGCACCACGAGCATTCTGGACGAGAGTGGCGATGTACAGAAAcgccagcagcagcgccaccACGTTCTCcgcgagcttgtcgagACCGAGCGGAAGTACGCCGCGGATTTGACGGTCGTCAAGGAACTGTATCTTGCCCAAGCACGTCTGCACGCAGGCATCCACACGCCCCTCTCCCAGTCCGTCTCTGCCTACTTTGGCTCGCCGCTCTCTGGGCAACACACAGGATCGCCGCCCGCCGCCCGGCCCCCGTCGAATTACTCGACAAGGAGCAGCACTCGGGAAGCGAccgcgcaagccgcgctgcggcatcccatgtcgccgccgcgccaagagaaacgcgcgtcgcgccagtCGCTTCACAACGAAgaggagctgcttggctcCGGATGGCGTGCAGAGTCGCGCCTTTGCTCCCCGATGCACGGCCGCAAAAGCCCGCAGCCAGCGCCACCCTTGAGCGTGGCGGATATCCATGTGATTTTCGCAGGCCTCGAGCAGTGCACCGCGCTTGCGACGGGCATGAGCACGCAGCTGGACGCGGCATTGCACGCCGACGGAGCGCGCGGTGTCGCCGACGTATTCCAGCAGCACATGGAGCAGATCGAGCAGGTCTACGCATTCTActgtgcgcgccatgcgccggcCATGCTCCGATTAAAGCAGGTCACTGCGCGCAATCccgctgccgctgcgttCCTGCGCGAGTGCGACGAGACGTCGCGCCAGCATTCGACTGCGTGGGACCTGCCTTCGCTGCTCATCAAGcccgtgcagcgcgtccTGAAATACCCCCTTTTTCTCCAATTGACCCTCGACAGCACCGAGGCACACAGCGTGGAGTATGCCgtgctggcgcgcgcgcttggcgatATACAGCGCGTCGCCGACCGCATCAATGAGGACAAGAAACGTACCGAGTTTGTCGCACAGCACGGCTTCCATACCCCCGCAGGATCGCGCCCTTCTGCATTTCGCCGCAcgcccgcggcgctgcgcatgaGCAAGAACAATGTGCGCCCGTCCGAAgagctcgcgccgctgacgGATGACGAGCCGCTTTTTCAGGCGCTGACGAtgcgcctcgccgccgcagagcgcgcaatgcatcTCTTTGCGGACCAATGTGCGGATTGGGCGGCGTGTACGCGACGTATGTACGAGGAGGAGCTGCAAATGATCGACGAGTGGCTACGTGTGTACTATGCAGGGCGCGTATTTGACGCCCTCGCCGCCGTAGACAGGCTCTCACGGTACCGCAACGTGCTCAAGAACGAGTTCCTCGGCACGATTTGCCGCACCGCGGAGCAGCAAATTGCGCATACGGTGCAGCATACGGTGAAGCAGGTACAAGCGCTTCTCGAGAGCCCGCGCATTGTGCTTGCAAATCGCGCAAGCAAAGAGGTCGACTACCGCAGGTATTtgcaggagcgcacgcgccgcccaaaCGCCAAGCCTAGCAGCGGCGCCACCACCTTTTTGCTCCTCCACACCCAGCTCGTGAAGGAATTGCcctttttgctgcgcggcttggaGTTGATTATGGAGCGCTGCGTCACGTTTTTGCTGCATATACAGACTACGCTGCATGCTTCGGCCATGTACGAGCTTCGCTCGTTTGCCGCGACATACTTTCCCGCCCTCATGACGCCGaccagcgctgcgctgaCGCCGACGAGTGCTGGCGACGCCCTGCCTTGGCAGGGAAAGAAGGAGCCCAATTTGGTAGCAGACGAGCCGAGTGTGCCGATCATTGTGTCGCCCCCGCGCGTTCccccgcgcgccgcgtcgaggCCCCGCCACGAACACTACGCGTCGATACAAACGGCCAAGCCGCATAGCCCCGAGCGCTCGCATCGCGATAGTATGTATGATTCGAGTACGGGGCACCAGCAGAGCTGGAtggatgcgcgcatgtcgcTGAGCGGCCTTTCCATCGCTTCGGCGGACGACGGCGACGTTTCGCGCACCACCACGCTGGACATGCACCGCTATCCGCTCCCAGGCGCGTTTCAGTAA
- a CDS encoding uncharacterized protein (TransMembrane:2 (i58-75o108-128i); EggNog:ENOG503PKWD), producing the protein MLRPTTPRGGESAARDVPWTAPQKEVQSTAGARTLDASPKAARAPRQPMPPATAQRRASWNIVGILALWCIPFVYPRSIDLYYDTLDALMRTGRVATDTDEAIDAVLAWLRCALTIVFLFNIAEALLAQRHTPSPTAQHNANEVGEAFARSVSSGSPLTRPTETHAPWIPSPLTPTTPSAVTPVRGKETVRHQERRTSGSPFAAGARASTPLQAYAHTGAWPRASRSPTLVDAFAGRSVSRSSPRAPSAAWSPGSPGTELEDAREVELALQDLSFAGTST; encoded by the coding sequence ATGCTCCGCCCaacgacgccgcgcggtggAGAAAGCGCGGCTCGCGACGTTCCCTGGACAGCACCGCAAAAAGAGGTCCAGAGCACAGCTGGTGCACGCACGCTAGATGCATCGCccaaagcagcgcgcgcgccgcgacagCCGATGCCCCCGGCCAcggcccagcgccgcgcctcgtgGAATATTGTCGGCATCCTGGCGCTGTGGTGCATTCCTTTCGTGTACCCCCGCTCCATTGATCTATACTATGATACACTTGATGCGCTGATGCGTACGGGGCGTGTCGCGACAGATACCGACGAGGCCATCGatgccgtgcttgcgtgGCTGCGATGTGCACTTACGATCGTGTTCCTCTTTAATATTGCCGAAGCactgcttgcacagcggcaCACGCCATCGCCCACGGCACAGCACAATGCCAATGAGGTCGGCGAGGCgtttgcacgcagcgtctcgagcgGTTCGCCGTTGACGCGGCCGACAGAAACCCACGCGCCGTGGATCCCATCGCCATTGACGCCTACAACGCCAAGTGCGGTGACGCCCGTGCGTGGCAAAGAAACAGTGCGCCACCAGGAGCGCCGGACAAGCGGCTCGCCGTTTGCGGCAGGAGCGCGGGCTTCCACACCGCTGCAGGCGTACGCACACACCGGCGCATGGCcacgcgcgtcgcgctcacCCACGCTCGTCGACGCATTTGCCGGACGCAGCGTGAGCCGTTCGTCGCCACGCGCTCCCAGTGCGGCATGGTCGCCCGGGAGTCCCGGGACCGAGTTGGAGGATGCACGAGAGGTGGAGCTTGCATTGCAGGACTTGTCATTTGCAGGGACATCTACATAG